CACGCGCCAACGCCTTTAAGGAACGAGAAATTTCCGATACTTCTTGTTGACGGTTTTCTTTATTTCGGCCGCTTCCTTGAATAAGCTGCAAGTAATCGATCAACACCATACCGAGTCCACTTTCTTGTTTGAGACGACGACATTTTGCTCGAATTTCACTCACTTTAATTCCAGGTGTATCGTCGATGTAAATGCCCGCATTCGAAAGGCTTCCCATTGCCATCGTGAGCTTACCCCAATCTTCAGCCGTTAAATTACCGGTACGTAAGTTTTGAGCATTAATATTTCCTTCCGCACACAGCATACGCATGACAAGCTGGTCAGCGCCCATCTCTAAACTAAATATCGCAACATTTTCATCCGTTTTCGTTGCAACGTTTTGAGCAATATTTAAGGCAAATGCCGTCTTCCCCACAGATGGACGTGCGGCAACGATAATTAAGTCATTTCGCTGAAATCCTGCGGTCATTCGATCTAAGTCTGTAAACCCAGTCGGTATACCTGTAATTTCACCTTTTCGATGGTGAAGTAATTCTATATTGTCATATGTCTTCACCAATACATCTTTAATGTTTTGAAAGGCACCCGTATTTTTCCGCTGAGCAACCTCCATAATTTGCTTTTCAGCATCATCTAGTAAACTATCGACTTCATCTTCACGGTTATACCCTTCTTGCGCTATGCCTGTTGCTGTCCGAATAAGACGTCTTAAAATAGATTTTTCTTCTACAATTTTCGCGTAATATTCAATATTCGCTGCTGTCGGAACGGAATTGGCCAAGTCACTTAAATATGATACGCCACCGATTTCCTCTAAAATTTTGGCATCGGCTAGATCTTTTGTTACCGTTACTAAGTCAACTGGCTCTCCTTTATCCGCAAGCTTAAGCATGGCGTTAAAAATTCTCTGGTGGCTCGCTCGGTAAAAATCGTCAGGTATTAAAATTTCAGAAGCGAGC
This genomic window from Bacillus kexueae contains:
- the dnaB gene encoding replicative DNA helicase; this translates as MNDLVDRIPPQNIEAEQAVLGAIFIEPQALTLASEILIPDDFYRASHQRIFNAMLKLADKGEPVDLVTVTKDLADAKILEEIGGVSYLSDLANSVPTAANIEYYAKIVEEKSILRRLIRTATGIAQEGYNREDEVDSLLDDAEKQIMEVAQRKNTGAFQNIKDVLVKTYDNIELLHHRKGEITGIPTGFTDLDRMTAGFQRNDLIIVAARPSVGKTAFALNIAQNVATKTDENVAIFSLEMGADQLVMRMLCAEGNINAQNLRTGNLTAEDWGKLTMAMGSLSNAGIYIDDTPGIKVSEIRAKCRRLKQESGLGMVLIDYLQLIQGSGRNKENRQQEVSEISRSLKALARELQVPVIALSQLSRGVEQRQDKRPMMSDIRESGSIEQDADIVAFLYRDDYYDKETENKNIIEIIIAKQRNGPVGTVQLAFVKEYNKFVNLERRFEDANVPPGA